From Bifidobacterium longum subsp. longum JCM 1217, one genomic window encodes:
- a CDS encoding acyltransferase family protein codes for MKRFVGLDGIKGLALIAIVLYHCMQQRLPGGFYGVDVFFTVSGFLIAVSLIRSLAKTGSLNLVRYIPKRAVRLYPALFLLIPVIVSVGWLFDHDILVSIRDQVITVLLGCYNWYAIAGGQSYFDQMNPQVFRHLWFIGVLMQFYVIVPFIVWLMWKLRQTKLSSLIPLGLAAFSSIAMWVMYVPKGDPTRVYFGTDTHSMGLMLGVALAWWVTAPQLGHARQRAVPMPRTISSSASAAAHRAPLPQIPVEHRIWNAAAPVLAFLSLIALVTMAVIGKQDAFAFRGGIILSSLLSVLLIAGTISDDSWMQSLMVFKPLASLGKYSYGIYLWHWPLWILSSALAPKIFKAVGPWPLIMTALLTAIAVMISWLMVEKPAATHSAVSVVVPLRTNKKNHVARVIAVDVILVLSLAGCVQGIAHAPAKTAMQIQLEQQAAQLERIQKTEHVLLRHAVPAPPKPKHEMPTGDQITAIGDSVMLASSQGLSEVFPGIQTDASVSRSIMVAPELIGNDLSAGSLRQWVLIGLGTNSAITPDQLDQIRNMIGPDRVLVLVNAHGDRTWIPPTNQVLADYAAAHPDNVVLVDWDATANANAQVLGSDGIHPSMDSDIYAKAVKQAIEQWIASGR; via the coding sequence GTGAAGCGGTTCGTGGGTTTAGACGGTATTAAAGGACTAGCGCTGATAGCCATTGTGCTGTACCACTGCATGCAGCAACGGCTGCCAGGCGGATTCTACGGAGTCGACGTGTTCTTCACCGTCTCTGGATTCCTGATTGCCGTCAGTTTGATTCGTTCTCTGGCGAAAACCGGATCGCTGAATCTCGTGCGATATATTCCCAAGCGTGCAGTACGTCTCTATCCGGCGCTGTTTCTGCTGATTCCGGTCATCGTCTCCGTCGGCTGGCTGTTCGATCACGACATTCTAGTTTCCATCCGCGACCAAGTCATCACCGTGCTGCTGGGCTGCTACAACTGGTACGCCATTGCCGGAGGCCAAAGCTATTTCGACCAAATGAACCCGCAGGTGTTTCGCCATCTGTGGTTCATTGGCGTGCTCATGCAGTTCTACGTCATCGTGCCGTTCATCGTCTGGCTGATGTGGAAGCTCCGCCAGACGAAACTGTCTTCACTCATCCCACTGGGACTCGCGGCGTTCAGCAGTATCGCCATGTGGGTGATGTATGTGCCCAAAGGCGACCCCACCCGCGTCTACTTCGGCACCGATACCCACAGCATGGGCCTGATGCTGGGTGTGGCTCTCGCCTGGTGGGTCACCGCTCCTCAGTTGGGCCACGCTCGCCAGAGGGCTGTGCCGATGCCCCGCACCATTAGCTCGAGCGCTTCGGCAGCCGCACATCGGGCTCCGTTACCTCAGATTCCCGTGGAGCATCGCATCTGGAATGCGGCGGCACCGGTATTGGCGTTCCTCAGCCTGATTGCCTTGGTCACCATGGCGGTTATCGGCAAACAGGATGCATTCGCCTTCCGCGGTGGCATCATATTGTCCAGCTTGTTGTCCGTGCTGCTGATTGCCGGTACCATCTCCGACGATTCCTGGATGCAAAGCCTCATGGTGTTCAAGCCATTGGCCTCCCTCGGCAAGTATTCGTACGGCATCTACCTGTGGCACTGGCCGTTGTGGATTCTTTCCAGCGCCCTTGCCCCGAAGATCTTCAAGGCAGTAGGGCCTTGGCCTCTCATCATGACCGCGTTGCTCACCGCCATTGCGGTGATGATTTCCTGGCTGATGGTGGAGAAACCGGCGGCAACGCACTCGGCGGTATCCGTCGTGGTGCCCCTTCGCACGAACAAGAAGAATCATGTGGCCCGGGTTATTGCCGTTGACGTTATCCTGGTGCTGTCGTTGGCCGGCTGCGTGCAGGGCATTGCTCATGCACCTGCGAAAACCGCCATGCAGATCCAGCTGGAGCAACAGGCCGCACAACTGGAACGCATACAGAAAACCGAACACGTGCTGCTGCGACATGCCGTGCCGGCACCGCCCAAGCCCAAGCATGAGATGCCCACCGGCGATCAGATTACCGCCATAGGCGATTCGGTGATGCTGGCCTCATCACAGGGCCTTTCGGAAGTCTTCCCCGGCATTCAGACCGACGCGAGCGTTTCCCGCTCCATCATGGTCGCCCCCGAACTCATCGGCAATGATCTGTCCGCCGGCAGTCTGCGGCAGTGGGTGCTGATCGGCCTTGGCACCAATTCGGCAATCACCCCCGATCAGTTGGACCAGATTCGTAATATGATCGGCCCCGACCGCGTGCTGGTACTGGTCAATGCCCACGGAGACCGTACGTGGATTCCACCTACCAACCAGGTGCTTGCCGACTATGCGGCCGCACATCCGGACAATGTGGTGCTGGTGGATTGGGATGCCACAGCCAACGCGAACGCGCAGGTGCTCGGCTCCGACGGCATCCACCCGAGCATGGATAGCGATATCTATGCAAAGGCGGTCAAACAGGCCATCGAACAATGGATCGCAAGCGGCAGGTGA
- a CDS encoding DUF1846 domain-containing protein yields the protein MRQGFDNEKYIELQAANIRKRIAQFGGKLYLEFGGKLFDDYHASRVLPGFEPDTKFRMLESLVDDVEIVIAINANHIEKGKTRGDLGIPYDEDVLRLIDVFRSRGFLVGSVVLTQYANQPAADAYRHRLEQLGVTCRLHYPIAGYPHDIERIVSDDGYGRNEYIETSRPLVVVTAPGPGSGKLATCLSQLYHEHQRGIDAGYAKYETFPIWNLPLNHPVNIAYEAATVDLDDANIIDPFHLEAYGETTVNYNRDVEAFPVLKAMMERIMGESPYQSPTDMGVNMAGYAIVDDDACRDAARLEIVRRYFAAAVHLKRTGTGEEQVERLRSIMNRAGVTPDLSPARAVALEKEAATGAPAGAMVLPDGHVVTGKTGDLLGAASALLMHALKAVTGVDETIPVIDDAAIEPICRLKTEHLNSVNRRLHSDETLIALSITSATSPVAARVIDGLKQLRGCDAFFSVIISSTDEALYRKLGINVCCEPKYERVSLYHR from the coding sequence ATGCGCCAGGGATTCGACAACGAAAAATACATCGAGCTGCAAGCCGCCAACATCAGAAAGCGCATCGCGCAATTCGGCGGCAAACTCTATCTGGAATTCGGAGGCAAGCTCTTCGACGACTACCACGCCTCGCGCGTGCTGCCCGGCTTTGAGCCGGACACCAAGTTCCGCATGTTGGAAAGTCTGGTGGACGATGTGGAAATCGTCATCGCCATCAACGCCAACCATATCGAAAAAGGCAAGACCCGCGGCGACCTCGGTATCCCCTACGACGAGGACGTGCTGCGACTCATCGACGTGTTCCGTTCCCGCGGCTTCCTCGTCGGCTCCGTAGTGCTCACCCAATACGCCAATCAGCCCGCCGCCGACGCCTACCGCCACCGCCTCGAGCAACTCGGCGTCACCTGCCGCCTGCACTACCCGATCGCCGGATACCCGCACGACATCGAACGCATCGTGTCCGATGACGGCTACGGCAGGAACGAGTACATCGAGACCAGCCGACCGCTCGTCGTGGTCACCGCGCCCGGCCCGGGCTCCGGCAAACTCGCCACGTGCCTGTCTCAGCTGTACCACGAGCACCAGCGCGGCATCGACGCCGGCTATGCCAAATACGAGACGTTCCCCATCTGGAATCTTCCGCTGAACCATCCCGTGAACATCGCGTACGAGGCTGCCACCGTCGACCTCGACGATGCCAATATCATCGACCCCTTCCATCTGGAGGCGTACGGCGAGACCACCGTCAACTACAACCGCGACGTCGAAGCATTCCCCGTGCTCAAGGCCATGATGGAGCGCATCATGGGCGAAAGCCCCTATCAGAGCCCCACCGATATGGGCGTCAACATGGCCGGATACGCCATTGTGGACGACGATGCCTGCCGCGATGCCGCGCGTCTGGAAATCGTGCGCCGCTACTTCGCCGCCGCCGTGCACTTGAAGCGCACCGGCACTGGCGAGGAACAGGTGGAGCGGCTGCGCTCCATCATGAACCGGGCCGGCGTGACCCCCGATCTTTCTCCCGCCCGCGCCGTGGCTCTTGAGAAGGAGGCCGCCACCGGTGCCCCGGCTGGCGCCATGGTGCTGCCCGATGGCCATGTGGTCACCGGCAAAACCGGCGACCTGTTGGGCGCGGCCAGCGCGCTGCTGATGCACGCGCTCAAGGCCGTCACCGGTGTTGACGAAACCATTCCGGTAATCGACGATGCCGCCATCGAACCCATCTGTCGGCTGAAAACCGAACATCTCAACAGCGTGAACCGACGCTTGCACTCGGATGAGACGCTGATTGCATTGTCAATCACCAGCGCCACCAGTCCTGTGGCCGCTCGCGTCATCGACGGGCTCAAACAGTTGCGGGGCTGCGACGCCTTCTTCTCCGTTATCATCTCATCCACGGACGAGGCGCTGTATCGCAAACTCGGCATCAACGTGTGCTGCGAACCGAAGTACGAACGGGTGAGTCTGTATCACCGGTAA
- a CDS encoding immunity protein YezG family protein, giving the protein MSEKKMLQGIASILEETLPEDWSKVVFYAEYAEGAFSIEYYVAGSGKDDFVKCFDQKGVSRASLMKNFMAINKFIEPERAALKPEKRWGSMTLILHSNGKFKVDYDYSDMTENAYARKKAWKKKYLA; this is encoded by the coding sequence ATGAGTGAAAAGAAGATGCTACAAGGGATAGCTTCAATTCTTGAGGAAACCCTCCCCGAAGACTGGAGCAAGGTCGTGTTTTACGCCGAGTACGCCGAGGGTGCGTTCTCTATTGAGTATTACGTTGCTGGCAGCGGAAAAGACGACTTCGTTAAATGCTTTGACCAAAAAGGCGTTTCGAGGGCATCCTTGATGAAAAACTTTATGGCTATCAACAAGTTCATTGAACCTGAAAGGGCCGCGCTTAAGCCCGAAAAGAGATGGGGATCGATGACGCTTATTCTCCATTCCAACGGCAAGTTCAAAGTTGATTACGACTACTCCGACATGACAGAAAACGCTTACGCCCGAAAGAAGGCCTGGAAAAAGAAATATCTCGCCTAG
- a CDS encoding DNA/RNA non-specific endonuclease, producing MAFENIEQLMPDTTETRLAFEEAQRTVADCADAAWRDISSGDVLTASISTVQEAADDAWKACEPTLNAAGETVRDGARNGAYLGGRFVLGVADVGENAYVGVESNIELLAEDEEAAVKTAQTHAVDDAANAWGDFMEADEQIREIGDYVETGGEIATEVALGAVAVTASAPAALAAGSVLVLDEMGKSLEAGAEDGEISQEDIVGEVVAGTVTAATLLAGRGLNNFLASKAAESGASSRILDDAGKAIYEGDRLLPNNEFAIDGVKCATDDLGQLYRVGDDLVPNMSYEINGYKYVTDAMGRVESAEGFLQLKTHEGRLTIKDTIQSIGKGFEELFDQRGHLIADRFNGSNGLENIVAMGGEVNQKAYAAIEQKCADALADGAEVFFKVEPLYEGGSFRPSSFAITDIIDGEETVTFLLNTAKEM from the coding sequence ATGGCGTTTGAAAATATAGAGCAATTAATGCCGGATACGACCGAAACGAGATTGGCCTTTGAGGAGGCGCAACGCACCGTTGCTGATTGTGCAGATGCCGCATGGCGGGATATTTCTTCCGGCGATGTCCTAACCGCGAGCATTTCAACAGTTCAAGAAGCCGCAGATGACGCCTGGAAAGCATGCGAGCCAACACTCAACGCTGCAGGCGAAACTGTCCGCGATGGCGCAAGGAACGGAGCTTATCTTGGCGGCAGGTTCGTACTTGGAGTTGCCGACGTTGGAGAAAACGCATATGTCGGTGTTGAATCGAATATTGAACTACTGGCCGAAGACGAAGAAGCAGCGGTGAAAACCGCGCAAACACACGCTGTTGACGATGCAGCCAACGCCTGGGGCGACTTCATGGAAGCCGATGAGCAGATACGGGAAATCGGAGACTATGTCGAAACTGGAGGCGAAATCGCCACTGAAGTTGCGCTTGGTGCCGTAGCCGTCACCGCTTCTGCCCCTGCAGCACTCGCTGCTGGGTCTGTACTCGTTCTTGACGAAATGGGAAAGAGCTTGGAAGCCGGCGCTGAAGACGGTGAGATATCTCAGGAGGATATCGTCGGAGAAGTCGTTGCGGGAACTGTTACGGCAGCAACGCTTCTTGCCGGACGAGGTCTAAATAACTTTCTTGCCTCAAAGGCAGCAGAATCGGGCGCAAGCTCACGAATTCTGGATGATGCCGGAAAGGCAATTTACGAAGGCGACCGACTGCTTCCCAATAACGAGTTTGCGATCGACGGCGTGAAGTGTGCAACCGACGATCTCGGGCAACTTTACCGCGTTGGCGACGACCTCGTTCCGAACATGAGCTATGAGATCAATGGGTATAAATACGTTACCGATGCAATGGGTAGGGTCGAATCGGCCGAAGGCTTCTTACAACTAAAGACCCACGAAGGTCGTTTGACCATCAAGGACACTATCCAGTCAATCGGAAAAGGGTTTGAAGAGCTTTTTGATCAAAGAGGCCATCTGATTGCCGACCGATTCAATGGATCAAATGGCCTTGAGAATATTGTCGCCATGGGCGGCGAGGTTAACCAAAAAGCCTATGCAGCAATCGAGCAAAAATGCGCCGATGCTTTGGCTGATGGCGCTGAAGTGTTTTTCAAGGTTGAGCCACTTTATGAGGGCGGGTCATTCAGGCCTAGCTCGTTTGCTATCACGGACATTATTGACGGCGAAGAGACGGTTACGTTTCTTCTTAACACTGCAAAGGAAATGTAA
- a CDS encoding MFS transporter, whose amino-acid sequence MDNGKCSLVIIAGIAILIAGTALSAVVQGIPLFTISRLLQGVGFGAATTAASTAAASVLPQERLGEGIGYHGLGQAIAMSIGPAFALYLVGTDPSTNLYVGLALVGFAGLVIALNARYESKWQTLPSSSAYRIKMETRLELDSKDGQAPSPTTVTTSETINSEKYPEGDQVSKRTLRDSFNIFEPRALPGAIPQMIMCPTFGFGVFFAGLYGTTLGYTHAGLFYTISAVSMIIIRMISKHFMDTVPAIKTMTGAVACGILCCLMLLAAPYGEPVFLASGIFYGLATGISLPLNQSVAVKNTPPERWGAANALFLLANDIGIGFASVIWGVINDSFGFQTSIVCVIVCLIASYASAWIVYPARDKRWRH is encoded by the coding sequence ATCGACAACGGCAAGTGCTCACTCGTTATCATCGCCGGCATCGCTATCCTCATAGCAGGAACAGCACTGTCCGCTGTCGTTCAAGGCATCCCCCTCTTCACAATCAGCCGTTTGCTGCAAGGCGTGGGCTTTGGCGCAGCAACAACAGCAGCCTCGACCGCCGCAGCAAGCGTCTTACCGCAAGAACGGCTCGGCGAAGGCATTGGATACCACGGCCTCGGACAGGCTATCGCCATGAGCATCGGCCCAGCCTTCGCACTTTACCTAGTAGGAACCGATCCCTCAACGAACCTCTATGTCGGCCTTGCCCTGGTTGGGTTTGCAGGGCTTGTAATCGCCCTCAACGCACGCTATGAAAGTAAATGGCAAACTCTGCCAAGCTCCAGCGCATACCGAATCAAAATGGAAACCCGGCTCGAACTCGACTCAAAAGACGGGCAGGCACCCAGCCCCACCACAGTAACTACATCCGAAACAATTAACAGTGAAAAGTATCCTGAAGGCGACCAGGTGTCCAAGAGAACCCTGCGTGACTCATTCAACATCTTCGAGCCGCGCGCATTGCCTGGCGCCATCCCACAGATGATCATGTGCCCCACTTTTGGCTTTGGCGTCTTCTTTGCTGGTCTGTACGGTACTACTCTCGGCTATACCCACGCCGGTCTCTTCTACACCATCAGCGCGGTAAGCATGATTATCATTCGCATGATTTCAAAGCATTTCATGGACACCGTACCTGCAATCAAAACAATGACCGGAGCCGTCGCGTGCGGCATCCTCTGCTGCCTTATGCTACTTGCCGCACCGTACGGGGAACCTGTCTTCCTGGCGTCCGGAATCTTCTATGGTCTCGCCACTGGCATAAGCCTGCCACTTAATCAAAGCGTAGCGGTAAAGAACACCCCGCCAGAGCGCTGGGGCGCCGCAAACGCCCTGTTCCTGCTCGCCAATGACATCGGCATTGGCTTCGCAAGCGTAATCTGGGGCGTTATCAATGACTCATTCGGGTTCCAGACAAGCATCGTCTGCGTCATTGTCTGCCTTATCGCAAGCTACGCATCCGCCTGGATCGTCTACCCCGCCCGCGACAAGCGGTGGAGGCATTAG